Proteins encoded within one genomic window of Micromonospora halotolerans:
- the bioD gene encoding dethiobiotin synthase, with translation MSNGNGWTGPVLVTGTDTEVGKTVVTAAIAAAAQAAGLRVAVVKPGQTGTATGEPGDVDSVTRLAAPLTGRTLASYPDPLAPLAAARVAELEPLELYAAVDAIREETDKHDLVLVEGAGGLLVPMGLRPSGEPWTVADLAVSLGAPAVVVARAGLGTLNHTALTLEALERRAVPAGVVIGAWPGEPELVHWLNLSDLVPNLLGAVPMGAGGMDPGVFRRSAPGWLTPALYGVLDDWRAWAEEIS, from the coding sequence ATGAGCAACGGCAACGGCTGGACCGGGCCGGTGCTGGTGACCGGCACGGACACCGAGGTGGGCAAGACCGTGGTGACCGCGGCGATCGCCGCCGCCGCGCAGGCCGCCGGGCTGCGGGTGGCGGTGGTCAAGCCCGGCCAGACGGGTACGGCCACCGGGGAGCCCGGCGACGTCGACTCGGTGACCCGGCTGGCCGCCCCGCTCACCGGCCGGACCCTGGCCAGCTACCCGGACCCGCTCGCCCCGCTCGCCGCCGCCCGGGTCGCCGAGCTGGAGCCGCTGGAGCTCTACGCCGCGGTCGACGCCATCCGCGAGGAGACCGACAAGCACGACCTGGTGCTCGTCGAGGGGGCCGGCGGGCTGCTCGTACCCATGGGGCTGCGCCCGTCGGGCGAGCCGTGGACGGTGGCCGACCTGGCCGTGTCGCTGGGCGCCCCGGCCGTGGTGGTGGCCCGCGCCGGGCTGGGCACCCTCAACCACACGGCGCTCACCCTGGAGGCGCTGGAACGGCGGGCCGTCCCGGCCGGCGTGGTGATCGGCGCCTGGCCGGGCGAACCGGAGCTGGTGCACTGGCTCAACCTGTCCGACCTGGTACCGAACCTGCTGGGCGCGGTGCCGATGGGCGCCGGCGGGATGGATCCGGGGGTGTTCCGCCGGTCCGCACCGGGCTGGCTCACCCCGGCCCTCTACGGCGTGCTCGACGACTGGCGCGCCTGGGCCGAGGAGATCAGCTGA
- a CDS encoding DUF488 domain-containing protein produces the protein MLVTVGHGAADRERLGELLAGAGVALVVDVRRYPASRTNADVRREALEHWLPERGIDYRWEPRLGGRRHVRAGEPEPDTWWTVAAFRAYAAYTRTPEFDAALDEVLADAERRTTAVMCSESVWWRCHRRLIADVAVLGRGVPVAHLMPDGRLSPHRPAEGARRLPDGHLLWDG, from the coding sequence GTGTTGGTGACGGTGGGCCACGGGGCGGCGGATCGGGAGCGGTTGGGGGAGCTGCTGGCCGGTGCCGGGGTGGCGCTCGTCGTGGACGTGCGGCGGTATCCGGCCAGCCGGACCAACGCGGACGTCCGGCGCGAAGCGCTGGAACACTGGCTGCCTGAGCGGGGGATCGACTATCGCTGGGAGCCCCGCCTCGGCGGCCGCCGGCACGTCCGCGCCGGGGAGCCGGAGCCGGACACCTGGTGGACCGTCGCCGCGTTCCGGGCGTATGCCGCGTACACCCGCACGCCGGAGTTCGACGCGGCCCTGGACGAGGTGCTCGCCGACGCGGAACGCCGGACCACCGCGGTGATGTGCAGCGAGAGCGTGTGGTGGCGCTGCCACCGGCGGCTGATCGCCGACGTGGCGGTGCTCGGTCGCGGGGTGCCGGTGGCGCACCTCATGCCCGACGGCCGGCTCAGCCCACACCGCCCCGCCGAGGGCGCCCGCCGCCTCCCCGACGGCCACCTGCTCTGGGACGGCTGA
- a CDS encoding GNAT family N-acetyltransferase — MPELITPTTRLHRSWLAARDDWGRGVHQDGSGLRPSDDVDSPEGFATWVRQLQDGTDESRLPAGLVPALYWWIVEGDEVLGAVTLRLRLNDFLLQAGGHIGYGVRPAARRRGLATFALGETLAEAARRGIDPVLVTCDVDNTASARTIERHGGVLEDVRDTELGRLRRYWIQTR; from the coding sequence ATGCCGGAGCTGATCACCCCGACCACCCGCCTGCACCGGTCCTGGCTGGCCGCCAGGGACGATTGGGGGCGGGGCGTCCACCAGGACGGCAGCGGACTGAGGCCGAGCGACGACGTCGACTCGCCGGAGGGCTTCGCGACCTGGGTACGCCAGCTCCAGGACGGAACGGACGAGTCCCGGCTGCCGGCGGGGCTGGTCCCGGCGCTCTACTGGTGGATCGTCGAGGGCGACGAGGTGCTGGGCGCCGTCACCCTGCGGCTGCGCCTCAACGACTTCCTGCTCCAGGCCGGCGGCCACATCGGCTACGGGGTGCGGCCCGCGGCCCGCCGGCGCGGGCTGGCGACCTTCGCGCTCGGCGAGACGCTCGCCGAGGCGGCCCGGCGGGGCATCGACCCCGTCCTGGTCACCTGCGACGTCGACAACACCGCGTCGGCGCGGACCATCGAGCGGCACGGCGGCGTGCTGGAAGACGTGCGGGACACCGAGCTGGGCCGGCTCCGGCGCTACTGGATCCAGACCCGCTGA
- a CDS encoding response regulator transcription factor yields the protein MNDDHGHPLRVVLADDEAMVRAGVRAILAADPGIEVVGEAGDGHAAVELVRAHRPRVALLDIRMPRQDGLAAAAEIRRLVPETATVMLTTFGDDDLIARALGHGASGFLLKSGDPRELLAGLRAVADGGAYLSPRVARRVIALSSGRLARGPYARDRLAGLTDREREVLALVGAGLSNAEIARRLHLVEGTVKSYLTSIFTRLDVRNRVQAAILAYEAGLVPPTG from the coding sequence GTGAACGACGACCACGGGCACCCCCTGCGGGTGGTGCTCGCCGACGACGAGGCGATGGTGCGCGCCGGGGTGCGGGCCATCCTGGCCGCCGACCCGGGCATCGAGGTGGTCGGCGAGGCGGGCGACGGTCACGCGGCCGTGGAACTGGTCCGGGCGCACCGGCCCCGGGTGGCGCTGCTGGACATCCGGATGCCCCGGCAGGACGGGCTGGCCGCGGCGGCGGAGATCCGGCGGCTGGTGCCGGAGACCGCCACGGTCATGCTCACCACGTTCGGCGACGACGACCTGATCGCCCGGGCGCTCGGTCACGGTGCGAGTGGATTCCTGCTCAAGTCCGGCGACCCGCGGGAACTGCTCGCCGGCCTGCGGGCGGTGGCCGACGGCGGCGCGTACCTGTCGCCGCGGGTGGCGCGCCGGGTCATCGCGCTCAGCAGCGGCCGGCTGGCCCGCGGCCCGTACGCGCGGGACCGGCTGGCCGGGCTCACCGACCGGGAGCGGGAGGTGCTCGCCCTGGTCGGGGCGGGGCTGTCCAACGCCGAGATCGCCCGCCGGCTGCACCTCGTGGAGGGCACCGTGAAGAGCTACCTGACCAGCATCTTCACCCGGCTGGACGTGCGCAACCGGGTGCAGGCGGCGATCCTCGCGTACGAGGCGGGGCTGGTCCCGCCCACCGGCTGA
- a CDS encoding cytochrome P450 → MLFRGWGESVDGPWPDAATVVDHVGVPHLVVTRHALVRRLLTDPATFRPDNALDAVTPIPVSALRVLAGHRFRLPPTLANNAAASHPEIRAIVADALHPDRVAAQQPWLTGLVRERVTRLAAALAASGPVDLYAELAADLPLLVLARLVELPDAPVGAVKDFARAALELFWAPLDSARQLALAAEVGRFHTVLRAFAATGGGLAARLRDAGHSPDVVVGALFFLLVAGQETTSQFLTLLLHRLAGEPAVRAGLRAGEVAVADVVEEGLRLEPPIVTWRRVAAVDTTLGEVAVPAGTSIVAWLARAGRDPAVVAAPGEFRPGQRGSRRHLAFGAGPHRCVGAQLARMEAAVVVAEAARLLDGVTVVRPPWCPDNLTFRMPDAFVVRRT, encoded by the coding sequence ACGCCCTGGTCCGGCGGCTGCTCACCGACCCGGCGACGTTCCGGCCGGACAACGCCCTCGACGCGGTGACCCCGATCCCGGTGTCCGCGCTGCGGGTGCTCGCCGGGCACCGGTTCCGGCTGCCCCCGACGCTCGCGAACAACGCGGCGGCCAGCCACCCGGAGATCCGCGCGATCGTCGCCGACGCGCTGCACCCCGACCGGGTGGCCGCCCAGCAGCCCTGGCTGACCGGCCTGGTGCGGGAGCGGGTCACCCGGCTGGCGGCCGCCCTCGCCGCGAGCGGGCCGGTCGACCTGTACGCCGAACTCGCCGCCGACCTGCCGCTGCTGGTGCTGGCCCGGCTGGTCGAGCTGCCGGACGCCCCGGTCGGCGCGGTCAAGGACTTCGCCCGGGCCGCCCTGGAACTGTTCTGGGCGCCGCTCGACTCCGCGCGCCAGCTCGCCCTCGCCGCCGAGGTGGGCCGGTTCCACACGGTGCTCCGCGCGTTCGCCGCCACCGGGGGCGGGCTGGCCGCCCGGCTGCGCGACGCCGGGCACTCCCCCGACGTGGTGGTCGGCGCGCTCTTCTTCCTGCTGGTCGCCGGCCAGGAGACCACCTCCCAGTTCCTCACCCTGCTGCTGCACCGGCTGGCCGGCGAACCGGCGGTGCGGGCCGGCCTGCGCGCGGGCGAGGTCGCGGTGGCCGACGTGGTCGAGGAGGGGCTGCGGCTGGAACCGCCGATCGTCACCTGGCGGCGGGTGGCCGCGGTGGACACCACCCTGGGCGAGGTCGCCGTGCCGGCGGGCACCAGCATCGTGGCCTGGCTGGCCCGGGCCGGCCGGGACCCGGCCGTGGTGGCCGCCCCCGGCGAGTTCCGGCCGGGGCAGCGGGGCTCCCGCCGGCACCTGGCCTTCGGGGCGGGCCCGCACCGGTGCGTCGGGGCGCAGCTGGCCCGGATGGAGGCGGCCGTGGTGGTGGCCGAGGCGGCGCGGCTGCTCGACGGGGTGACCGTGGTCCGGCCGCCGTGGTGCCCCGACAATCTCACCTTCCGGATGCCCGACGCGTTCGTGGTCCGCCGGACCTGA
- a CDS encoding ABC transporter ATP-binding protein produces the protein MITLRALTKRFGAATAVDDLTVEIGPGQVTGFLGPNGAGKSTTMRMVLGLDRPTAGQALVNGRPYRQLRYPLHEVGALLDATGVHPARSGRAHLRAMARSNGIPARRVDEVLDLVGLDERAADKPGRALSLGMGQRLGIAGALLGDPPVLLLDEPVNGLDPDGVRWIRRFTRGLADEGRTVLISSHLMSEMQQTADRVVVLGRGRLVADAPLADLIAARPASSVRVRGPESAGLATLGARLAAEGATVSPDDGGLTVTGVPAGRVGDLAYELRVRLHELTPVAASLEEAFLELTAGSVEFAAGPTGGEIR, from the coding sequence ATGATCACACTTCGTGCGTTGACGAAACGGTTCGGCGCGGCCACCGCGGTCGACGACCTGACCGTCGAGATAGGACCGGGGCAGGTGACCGGCTTCCTCGGCCCGAACGGCGCGGGCAAGTCCACCACCATGCGGATGGTGCTCGGGCTGGACCGGCCGACCGCCGGGCAGGCCCTGGTGAACGGCCGCCCCTACCGGCAGTTGCGGTACCCGCTCCACGAGGTCGGCGCGCTGCTCGACGCCACCGGCGTGCACCCGGCCCGCTCCGGGCGGGCGCACCTGCGGGCGATGGCCCGCAGCAACGGCATCCCGGCGCGCCGGGTGGACGAGGTACTCGACCTCGTCGGGCTGGACGAGCGCGCCGCCGACAAGCCGGGACGCGCCCTGTCGCTGGGCATGGGCCAGCGGCTCGGCATCGCCGGGGCGCTGCTCGGCGACCCGCCGGTGCTGCTGCTCGACGAGCCGGTGAACGGGCTCGACCCCGACGGGGTGCGGTGGATCCGCCGGTTCACCCGCGGCCTCGCCGACGAGGGGCGGACCGTGCTCATCTCCAGCCACCTCATGAGCGAGATGCAGCAGACCGCCGACCGGGTGGTGGTGCTCGGGCGGGGCCGACTCGTCGCCGACGCGCCGCTCGCCGACCTGATCGCCGCCCGCCCGGCCAGCTCCGTCCGGGTACGCGGACCCGAGTCGGCCGGCCTGGCGACGCTCGGGGCGCGGCTGGCCGCCGAGGGCGCGACGGTCAGCCCGGACGACGGCGGGCTGACCGTCACCGGCGTCCCGGCCGGCCGGGTCGGTGACCTCGCGTACGAGCTGAGGGTGCGGCTGCACGAGCTGACCCCGGTGGCCGCCTCCCTGGAGGAGGCGTTCCTGGAACTGACCGCCGGCAGCGTGGAGTTCGCGGCCGGCCCGACCGGAGGCGAGATCCGATGA
- a CDS encoding GNAT family N-acetyltransferase — protein sequence MLRGRAVTLRPATDADVPALAAIRAAPEVRHWWRGGDDLAEAVRADLADGDLTTYAVEHDGRLIGAIQWYAETDPDYRHASLDIFLDPAARGAGLGGDAIRTLVRHLVDEYGHHRFTIDPAAANTAAIRAYAKVGFRPVGIMRRYERGADGRWHDALLMDLLADELAD from the coding sequence GTGCTGCGGGGGCGGGCGGTGACGTTGCGGCCGGCGACCGACGCCGACGTGCCGGCCCTCGCGGCGATCCGGGCCGCCCCGGAGGTCCGCCACTGGTGGCGGGGCGGGGACGACCTGGCAGAGGCGGTCCGCGCCGACCTGGCCGACGGCGACCTCACCACCTACGCCGTCGAGCACGACGGCCGGCTGATCGGCGCCATCCAGTGGTACGCGGAGACCGACCCCGACTACCGCCACGCCAGCCTCGACATCTTCCTCGACCCGGCGGCCCGCGGCGCCGGCCTCGGCGGGGACGCCATCCGCACCCTGGTCCGGCACCTCGTCGACGAGTACGGCCACCACCGGTTCACCATCGACCCGGCGGCGGCCAACACCGCGGCGATCCGGGCGTACGCGAAGGTGGGGTTCCGGCCGGTCGGCATCATGCGCCGCTACGAGCGGGGCGCGGACGGCCGCTGGCACGACGCCCTGCTCATGGACCTGCTCGCCGACGAACTCGCCGACTGA
- a CDS encoding sensor histidine kinase, protein MEAPRTLPPARRRAGDLLLWAVLAAPVAYAGLTPPWPRHAVPLLAASLALLGLAVAFGRRWPLAALLAVVLGSLVDGNFVFGIPVFSYLAGRRSAGAGRVAAVFGAIAVAGTALNLGLFGTNPGTWFLLASVLLFAGVFPWLLGRLRRQQRALAEAGERHAEAEERERRAAVERVRLRERARIAQDMHDSLGHDLSLIALRAAALELAADLPPAHRSAAGELRASVSAATERLHDIIGVLREERSGSLRPAGETVAELVDGARDAGMAVELRAGPDGGDLPPLVAHAVHRVVREALTNAARYAPGAPLTVTVDRAGGEVAVSVVNGRPPAGPLPGPASHGSGLLALRERVRLAGGVLDAGPRDAGFAVTARLPIITAPAPVGHEPTRAPVGHEPTRAPVGHQPSRATGGHGPSGVLVGDGLIRGQVEDGPADDPARSVAWSGGPEDGGAGDPRPGGTADGRPAEAARRLREARRRARRSLLVAFGAPAGLALVLALVYYPLATAGAVLDRSGYERLRLGEERDALGLPRRRADPPAEGATAGCEYYTDGNFPFAEPTWRLCFTDGRLVSKERIAQ, encoded by the coding sequence GTGGAAGCGCCGCGAACCTTGCCGCCCGCCCGGCGCCGGGCCGGTGACCTGCTGCTCTGGGCCGTTCTCGCCGCCCCGGTGGCGTACGCCGGGCTGACCCCGCCCTGGCCGCGCCACGCCGTGCCGCTGCTGGCCGCCTCGCTGGCGCTGCTCGGCCTCGCGGTGGCGTTCGGCCGCCGCTGGCCCCTCGCGGCGCTGCTGGCCGTGGTGCTCGGCTCGCTGGTCGACGGCAACTTCGTCTTCGGCATCCCGGTGTTCAGCTACCTGGCCGGCCGGCGCAGCGCCGGCGCCGGCCGGGTGGCCGCCGTCTTCGGCGCCATCGCGGTCGCCGGCACCGCGCTCAACCTCGGGCTGTTCGGCACCAACCCGGGCACCTGGTTCCTGCTCGCCTCGGTGCTGCTGTTCGCCGGGGTCTTCCCCTGGCTGCTCGGGCGGCTGCGCCGGCAGCAGCGGGCGCTCGCCGAGGCCGGGGAGCGGCACGCCGAGGCCGAGGAGCGGGAGCGGCGGGCCGCCGTGGAGCGGGTACGGCTGCGCGAGCGGGCCCGGATCGCGCAGGACATGCACGACTCGCTGGGGCACGACCTGAGCCTCATCGCGCTGCGCGCCGCCGCGCTGGAACTGGCCGCCGACCTGCCGCCCGCCCACCGGAGCGCGGCCGGGGAGCTGCGGGCCAGCGTGTCCGCCGCCACCGAACGGCTGCACGACATCATCGGCGTGCTCCGGGAGGAGCGGTCCGGGTCGCTGCGGCCGGCCGGCGAGACGGTGGCGGAGCTGGTCGACGGTGCCCGCGACGCCGGGATGGCGGTGGAGCTGCGCGCCGGCCCGGACGGCGGGGACCTGCCGCCGCTGGTCGCGCACGCCGTGCACCGGGTGGTCCGCGAGGCGCTGACCAACGCCGCCCGCTACGCCCCGGGCGCCCCGCTGACCGTCACCGTCGACCGGGCCGGCGGGGAGGTGGCGGTGTCGGTCGTCAACGGGCGGCCGCCGGCCGGACCGCTGCCGGGGCCGGCGTCGCACGGCTCGGGGCTGCTCGCCCTGCGCGAGCGGGTCCGCCTGGCCGGGGGCGTGCTCGACGCCGGCCCCCGCGACGCCGGGTTCGCCGTCACGGCCCGCCTGCCGATCATCACCGCCCCGGCACCGGTCGGTCACGAGCCGACCCGGGCGCCGGTCGGTCACGAGCCGACCCGGGCGCCGGTCGGTCACCAACCGAGCCGGGCAACGGGCGGTCACGGGCCGAGCGGGGTGCTGGTCGGGGACGGCCTGATCCGTGGGCAGGTCGAGGACGGGCCGGCGGATGACCCGGCCCGGAGCGTGGCATGGTCCGGCGGGCCCGAGGACGGCGGCGCGGGTGATCCCCGGCCCGGTGGGACCGCGGACGGCCGGCCCGCGGAGGCGGCGCGGCGGCTGCGGGAGGCCCGGCGGCGGGCCCGCCGCAGCCTGCTGGTGGCGTTCGGCGCCCCGGCCGGCCTCGCCCTGGTGCTCGCGCTGGTCTACTACCCGCTCGCCACGGCGGGCGCGGTCCTCGACCGGTCCGGGTACGAGCGGCTGCGCCTCGGCGAGGAGCGGGACGCCCTCGGGCTGCCCCGCCGGCGGGCCGACCCGCCGGCCGAGGGCGCGACCGCCGGCTGCGAGTACTACACCGACGGGAACTTCCCGTTCGCGGAGCCGACCTGGCGGCTCTGCTTCACCGACGGCCGGCTGGTCAGCAAGGAGCGGATCGCGCAGTGA
- a CDS encoding ABC transporter permease, translating into MTALSTVTPTRPASRPAPTSGPFTGAVAAEWTKLWSVRSTWWTLLAAVLTMAATAGQLAIYAVNANTDDDPTVNPGIVGVGEIVTGALELTQYVVLALGLFAITSEYATGTIRTTLRCTPSRGRVLAAKAVVVGGVTFLTGLLIGAVGAAVAWPVLGEWGRAPLGGTVADVVASAAYLALLGVLALGLAAALRGAVLTLTVLFALLMIVPLSLQEPGITVLTRIADAFPGVAGNHFLAGDTEPYPAAVGLLVLAGWAVAALALGRWALRRRDA; encoded by the coding sequence ATGACCGCCCTGTCCACCGTCACCCCGACCCGCCCGGCGTCCCGGCCCGCCCCGACCAGCGGCCCCTTCACCGGGGCGGTGGCCGCCGAGTGGACCAAGCTCTGGTCGGTCCGCTCCACCTGGTGGACGCTGCTGGCCGCCGTGCTCACCATGGCGGCCACCGCCGGCCAGCTCGCCATCTACGCGGTGAACGCGAACACCGACGACGACCCGACCGTGAACCCGGGGATCGTCGGCGTCGGCGAGATCGTCACCGGCGCGCTGGAACTCACCCAGTACGTCGTACTGGCCCTCGGCCTCTTCGCGATCACCAGCGAGTACGCCACCGGCACCATCCGGACGACGCTGCGCTGCACCCCGTCGCGGGGACGGGTGCTGGCGGCCAAGGCGGTCGTGGTGGGCGGCGTGACGTTCCTGACCGGGCTGCTCATCGGGGCGGTCGGCGCGGCCGTCGCCTGGCCGGTGCTCGGCGAGTGGGGCCGGGCCCCGCTCGGCGGCACCGTGGCCGACGTGGTCGCCTCGGCCGCGTACCTGGCGCTGCTGGGCGTGCTGGCGCTGGGCCTGGCGGCGGCGCTGCGCGGCGCGGTGCTCACCCTGACCGTGCTGTTCGCGCTGCTGATGATCGTGCCGCTGTCCCTCCAGGAGCCGGGGATCACCGTGCTCACCCGGATCGCCGACGCGTTCCCCGGTGTGGCCGGCAACCACTTCCTCGCCGGGGACACCGAGCCGTACCCGGCGGCGGTCGGGCTGCTGGTGCTCGCCGGCTGGGCCGTCGCCGCGCTGGCGCTGGGCCGCTGGGCGCTGCGCCGCCGGGACGCCTGA
- the bioB gene encoding biotin synthase BioB, giving the protein MPEILDQARTQVLENGVGLDEAGVLAVLNLPDEHLPAALQLAHEVRMRWCGPEVEVEGIVSLKTGGCPEDCHFCSQSGLFTSPVRSVWLDIPALVEAAKQTAATGATEFCIVAAVRGPDARLMKQMREGVAAIRAEVDIQVAASLGMLTQEQVDELVEMGVHRYNHNLETCRSYFPNVVTTHSFEERWETLKMVRESGMEVCCGGILGLGETVEQRAEFAAQLAELDPHEVPLNFLNPRPGTPLADRPVVEGKDALRAIAAFRLAMPRTILRYAGGRELTLGDLGTRDGLLGGINAVIVGNYLTTLGRPATADLQLLDDLKMPVKALSATL; this is encoded by the coding sequence ATGCCAGAGATCCTCGACCAGGCCCGGACCCAGGTGCTGGAGAACGGCGTCGGCCTCGACGAGGCCGGTGTCCTCGCCGTGCTGAACCTGCCCGACGAGCACCTGCCCGCCGCCCTCCAGCTCGCCCACGAGGTGCGGATGCGCTGGTGCGGCCCGGAGGTCGAGGTCGAGGGCATCGTCTCGCTGAAGACCGGCGGCTGCCCGGAGGACTGCCACTTCTGCTCGCAGTCCGGCCTGTTCACCTCGCCGGTCCGCTCGGTCTGGCTGGACATCCCCGCGCTCGTCGAGGCCGCGAAGCAGACCGCGGCGACCGGGGCGACCGAGTTCTGCATCGTGGCCGCCGTGCGCGGCCCGGACGCGCGGCTCATGAAGCAGATGCGCGAGGGTGTGGCCGCCATCCGGGCGGAGGTGGACATCCAGGTCGCCGCCTCGCTCGGCATGCTCACCCAGGAGCAGGTCGACGAGCTGGTCGAGATGGGCGTGCACCGCTACAACCACAACCTGGAGACCTGCCGCTCCTACTTCCCGAACGTGGTCACCACGCACTCCTTCGAGGAGCGCTGGGAGACGTTGAAGATGGTCCGCGAGTCCGGCATGGAGGTCTGCTGCGGCGGCATCCTCGGCCTCGGCGAGACGGTGGAGCAGCGCGCCGAGTTCGCCGCGCAGCTCGCCGAGCTGGACCCGCACGAGGTGCCGCTGAACTTCCTGAACCCCCGCCCGGGCACCCCGCTCGCCGACCGCCCGGTGGTCGAGGGCAAGGACGCGCTGCGCGCCATCGCCGCGTTCCGGCTGGCCATGCCGCGCACCATCCTCCGCTACGCGGGCGGCCGGGAGCTGACCCTCGGCGACCTGGGCACCCGCGACGGCCTGCTCGGCGGCATCAACGCGGTGATCGTCGGCAACTACCTGACCACGCTGGGCCGGCCGGCGACCGCCGACCTGCAGCTGCTGGACGACCTGAAGATGCCGGTGAAGGCGCTCTCCGCCACCCTGTGA
- a CDS encoding 8-amino-7-oxononanoate synthase, whose protein sequence is MADWLAALDRRAELRAKAGLTRTLRPRAAADAVVDLAGNDYLGLATHPEVTAAAGRALSAYGLGATGSRLVRGSTDLHHALEDDLAGWLGVDRALVFSSGYLANLAAVRGLVQPRTLLVSDAHNHASLIDGCRISGAETIVTPHADVDAVAAALAAAPGRPAVVVTESMFSVDGDLAPLAALHAVARRHGALLLVDDAHGLGVTGPAGAGGVAAAGLAGEPDVVVTATLSKALGGAGGVVAGPAEFVRHLVETGRTFIFDTAPPPAVVAGVRVAVRLARSGDGLRAELAERAALAVRRLGGAGLEVSAPDGAVVSVTAPGPEAATAWAADCRDRGVAVGCFRPPSTPDSRSRLRLTISAGVDRADFERALDVIVECAP, encoded by the coding sequence GTGGCGGACTGGCTGGCGGCCCTCGACCGCCGCGCCGAGCTGCGGGCCAAGGCGGGGCTCACCCGCACCCTGCGCCCGCGCGCCGCCGCCGACGCCGTGGTCGACCTGGCCGGCAACGACTACCTCGGCCTGGCCACCCACCCGGAGGTCACGGCCGCCGCCGGGCGGGCGCTGTCGGCGTACGGGCTGGGCGCCACCGGGTCGCGGCTGGTGCGCGGCTCCACGGATCTGCACCACGCCCTCGAGGACGATCTGGCCGGCTGGCTCGGCGTCGACCGGGCGCTGGTCTTCTCCTCCGGCTACCTGGCCAACCTCGCCGCCGTCCGGGGCCTGGTGCAGCCGCGTACGCTGCTCGTCTCCGACGCCCACAACCACGCTTCGCTGATCGACGGCTGCCGGATCTCCGGCGCCGAGACGATCGTCACTCCGCACGCCGACGTCGACGCGGTGGCCGCCGCGCTGGCCGCCGCCCCGGGCCGCCCGGCCGTCGTGGTGACCGAGTCGATGTTCTCCGTCGACGGCGACCTCGCCCCCCTCGCGGCGCTGCACGCCGTGGCCCGCCGGCACGGCGCGCTGCTGCTGGTCGACGACGCGCACGGGCTCGGCGTCACCGGGCCGGCCGGCGCCGGCGGGGTGGCCGCGGCCGGGCTGGCCGGCGAGCCGGACGTGGTGGTGACCGCCACCCTGTCCAAGGCGCTCGGCGGCGCCGGCGGGGTGGTGGCCGGGCCGGCCGAGTTCGTCCGGCACCTGGTGGAGACCGGCCGCACCTTCATCTTCGACACCGCGCCACCGCCCGCCGTGGTGGCCGGGGTACGCGTCGCGGTGCGGCTGGCCCGCTCCGGCGACGGCCTGCGCGCCGAGCTGGCCGAGCGGGCCGCCCTCGCGGTGCGCCGGCTGGGCGGGGCGGGCCTGGAGGTCTCCGCGCCCGACGGGGCGGTGGTCTCGGTGACCGCCCCCGGCCCGGAGGCGGCGACCGCCTGGGCGGCCGACTGCCGGGACCGGGGCGTCGCGGTGGGCTGCTTCCGGCCGCCGTCCACCCCGGACAGCCGGTCCCGGCTCCGGCTGACCATCAGCGCGGGGGTCGACCGGGCCGACTTCGAACGGGCGCTGGACGTGATCGTGGAGTGTGCACCATGA
- the bsaP gene encoding biotin synthase auxiliary protein BsaP, with protein sequence MTELVEPAAGPLRPRGAGHPGDQRGPAAAPRWCDRCGESVAAGPHEACAAARALEPPRWCAHCRRRMKVQVVPTGWSAVCVEHGEIRG encoded by the coding sequence GTGACCGAGCTTGTCGAGCCCGCCGCCGGCCCGCTTCGCCCCCGCGGCGCGGGACACCCGGGCGACCAGCGCGGGCCCGCCGCGGCGCCACGCTGGTGCGACCGCTGCGGCGAGTCCGTGGCGGCGGGCCCGCACGAGGCGTGCGCGGCGGCCCGGGCGCTGGAGCCGCCGCGCTGGTGCGCGCACTGCCGGCGGCGGATGAAGGTGCAGGTCGTGCCGACCGGCTGGTCGGCGGTCTGCGTCGAGCACGGCGAGATCCGGGGCTGA